A DNA window from Streptomyces bacillaris contains the following coding sequences:
- a CDS encoding GntR family transcriptional regulator has product MKSVVVFRIDRRSGVATYLQIVRQVEQALRMGALEEGDRLPTAAQVAADTKVNPNTTLKAYRELERAGLAEVRQGAGTFITRSLARPQTAPDSPLRASLAEWMDRARAEGLSGQDVSDLFHSAFGAAYPGEAFGTGYAGKPEG; this is encoded by the coding sequence GTGAAGTCCGTGGTCGTGTTCCGCATCGACCGGCGCAGCGGGGTGGCGACGTATCTCCAGATCGTCCGCCAGGTCGAGCAGGCGCTGCGCATGGGGGCCCTGGAGGAGGGCGACCGGCTGCCCACCGCCGCCCAGGTCGCCGCGGACACCAAGGTCAACCCGAACACCACGCTGAAGGCCTACCGCGAGCTGGAGCGGGCGGGCCTGGCCGAGGTGCGCCAGGGGGCGGGCACGTTCATCACCCGCTCGCTGGCCCGCCCCCAGACCGCCCCGGACTCGCCGCTCCGCGCGTCCCTGGCCGAGTGGATGGACCGGGCCAGGGCGGAGGGGCTCTCGGGCCAGGACGTCTCGGACCTGTTCCACTCGGCGTTCGGGGCGGCGTATCCGGGCGAGGCGTTCGGGACCGGGTACGCGGGGAAGCCGGAGGGCTGA
- a CDS encoding ABC transporter permease subunit: MSTPTSTSPVDEGRAELRPRRRLLRGLPWLVLRQHRIALIYVLGLSVLGTLAILYQRHEMAGALDAAGWPGKEVRYAVEDTRGYGYIVALLGGIPLILAFFVGAPLISADQENGTAQLVTTQSVTRRQWIVAKLGFAYGLALVCGVMLSAAFTWWWEPHRAFFSSKWVEGTIFDSTGPVLPALLLFTTALGVTVGVVVRRLLPAMVVTFLFTVVTQFVWDELRVELGSTRMFTYPLDSELPSRFDESYEVDRWVGNAKGDLFGWGTCAEATDEAQNACIAKHGIINNVIEYLDYDQMAAMQWTAAGILLAGTALLTGFVLWRVSARPL; the protein is encoded by the coding sequence ATGAGCACCCCCACCTCCACCTCCCCCGTCGACGAGGGCCGCGCCGAACTCCGCCCCCGGCGCCGCCTGTTGCGCGGCCTCCCCTGGCTCGTCCTGCGCCAGCACCGCATCGCCCTGATCTACGTCCTCGGCCTCTCCGTGCTCGGCACGCTCGCGATCCTCTACCAGCGCCACGAGATGGCCGGGGCGCTGGACGCGGCCGGCTGGCCGGGGAAGGAGGTCCGGTACGCGGTCGAGGACACCCGGGGGTACGGCTACATCGTCGCCCTCCTCGGCGGCATCCCGCTGATCCTCGCCTTCTTCGTCGGCGCCCCGCTGATCTCGGCCGACCAGGAGAACGGCACCGCACAGCTGGTCACCACCCAGTCCGTGACCCGCCGCCAGTGGATCGTCGCCAAACTGGGCTTCGCCTACGGACTCGCACTGGTCTGCGGGGTGATGCTCTCGGCCGCGTTCACCTGGTGGTGGGAGCCGCACCGCGCCTTCTTCTCCAGCAAGTGGGTCGAGGGCACGATCTTCGACAGCACCGGCCCGGTCCTGCCCGCGCTCCTCCTCTTCACCACAGCCCTCGGCGTCACCGTCGGCGTCGTGGTGCGCCGCCTGCTGCCCGCCATGGTGGTGACGTTCCTCTTCACCGTCGTCACCCAGTTCGTCTGGGACGAGCTGCGGGTCGAGCTCGGCTCCACCCGGATGTTCACCTACCCGCTGGACAGCGAACTCCCGTCCCGCTTCGACGAGTCGTACGAGGTCGACCGCTGGGTCGGCAACGCGAAGGGCGACCTCTTCGGCTGGGGCACCTGCGCCGAGGCCACCGACGAGGCCCAGAACGCGTGCATCGCGAAGCACGGGATCATCAACAACGTCATCGAGTACCTCGACTACGACCAGATGGCGGCGATGCAGTGGACCGCGGCCGGCATCCTGCTCGCCGGTACGGCGCTCCTGACGGGGTTCGTCCTGTGGCGGGTCTCGGCCCGCCCGCTGTAG
- a CDS encoding ABC transporter ATP-binding protein: protein MADTSTSSGTTGSWALEARGLGKRYFGDRWALRDCSFRIPAGRICGLVGPNGAGKSTLLGLATRQVQPTTGALSIFGTPVDNPSVMPRFAFLGQEKPLFKRFTVADTLRMGAELNPGWDALAAERIVRSGNIAMHTRIGALSGGQRTRVAFALAFGKRPDLLLLDEPMSDLDPLARDEMSTLLMAEAVERGTTVVMSSHLLTELEDMCDYLLVVAEGRIRMAGDADALVPAHTLVTGVVRDGRLPSELDRHTVVETRVQGRQFHAMIRPKGPLPADWESAEPSLEEVLLAHLRSPGAPSLYTQGARVEAEGNQAA from the coding sequence GTGGCAGACACGAGCACTTCGAGCGGGACCACGGGCAGCTGGGCACTGGAAGCCCGCGGCCTGGGCAAGCGCTACTTCGGCGACCGCTGGGCGCTGCGCGACTGCTCCTTCCGGATCCCGGCCGGGCGCATCTGCGGGCTGGTCGGCCCGAACGGGGCCGGCAAGAGCACCCTGCTCGGACTGGCGACCCGTCAGGTGCAGCCCACCACCGGCGCGTTGAGCATCTTCGGGACGCCGGTGGACAACCCCTCCGTGATGCCGAGGTTCGCCTTCCTCGGTCAGGAGAAGCCGCTCTTCAAGCGGTTCACCGTCGCCGACACCCTGCGGATGGGCGCCGAACTCAACCCCGGCTGGGACGCCTTGGCGGCCGAGCGGATCGTCCGCTCCGGCAACATCGCGATGCACACGCGGATCGGCGCGCTCTCCGGCGGCCAGCGCACCCGGGTGGCCTTCGCGCTCGCCTTCGGCAAGCGCCCCGACCTGCTGCTCCTCGACGAGCCGATGTCGGACCTCGACCCGCTGGCCCGCGACGAGATGAGCACGCTGCTGATGGCGGAGGCCGTCGAGCGCGGCACCACCGTGGTGATGTCCTCGCATCTGCTCACCGAGCTGGAGGACATGTGCGACTACCTGCTGGTGGTCGCGGAGGGCAGGATCCGGATGGCCGGTGACGCCGACGCGCTCGTCCCCGCCCACACCCTGGTGACGGGCGTGGTCCGGGACGGCCGCCTGCCGTCCGAACTCGACCGGCACACCGTGGTCGAAACCCGCGTCCAGGGACGGCAGTTCCACGCGATGATCCGGCCCAAGGGCCCGCTGCCCGCCGACTGGGAGAGCGCCGAACCCTCCCTGGAGGAGGTCCTGCTCGCCCACCTCCGCTCACCGGGCGCGCCCTCGCTCTACACCCAGGGCGCCCGCGTCGAAGCCGAAGGGAACCAGGCCGCATGA
- a CDS encoding phosphotransferase codes for MHTGQLLGSGRTADVYELDGSWVLRRYRDRSCTTEELAVMSYVRAFGYPVPRIGPPADGARPTDLVLQRLSGPTMSEALLAGTLGTAEGGALLARLLRELHAIPPRVSADPGDCILHLDLHPANVMLTERGPVVIDWSTAAEGPPGFDRAMSALTLARVALDPEFPAPEAQARTLLASLLAELADDGGADAADLARARAHQQENPFLTAPERDCLEAAVGLALSCAP; via the coding sequence ATGCACACAGGGCAACTCCTGGGCTCGGGACGCACCGCCGACGTGTACGAACTCGACGGCTCCTGGGTCCTTCGCCGCTACCGCGACCGCTCCTGCACCACGGAGGAGCTGGCCGTGATGTCGTACGTCCGTGCCTTCGGGTATCCGGTGCCGCGCATCGGACCGCCCGCCGACGGGGCCCGCCCCACCGATCTGGTGCTCCAGCGGCTCTCCGGCCCGACCATGTCCGAGGCGCTGCTCGCGGGGACTCTGGGCACCGCCGAGGGGGGCGCGCTGCTCGCCCGGCTGCTGCGCGAACTGCACGCGATCCCGCCCCGCGTCTCGGCCGACCCGGGTGACTGCATCCTCCACCTCGACCTGCACCCGGCGAACGTGATGCTGACGGAGCGGGGTCCGGTGGTGATCGACTGGTCCACCGCCGCCGAGGGCCCGCCCGGCTTCGACCGGGCCATGTCGGCGCTGACCCTGGCCCGGGTGGCGCTCGACCCGGAGTTCCCGGCACCGGAGGCTCAGGCCCGTACGCTGCTGGCCTCCCTGCTGGCGGAGCTGGCCGACGACGGGGGCGCCGACGCCGCCGACCTGGCCCGCGCCCGCGCCCACCAGCAGGAGAACCCGTTCCTGACGGCCCCCGAACGCGACTGCCTGGAGGCGGCGGTGGGACTGGCGCTGAGCTGCGCGCCGTAG
- a CDS encoding carbohydrate-binding protein, with protein MENTKLRRRVLATATATVAVGALALAGLTGVASAGPADSAAPAVSADSLSPGLLAAMERDLGLDENEARTRIAGEYRAAAIATGLEKSLGASYAGVRVSGDKADLTVSTTDASAAALITKAGARAEVVGHSLDRLEAAKDALDKAARSKAPKNVPVWYVDVEANRVVVNATDVRAGEAFAKAAGVSDQLITVARTTEQPRALADIRGGDAYYMGGGGRCSVGFSVTRGTQNGFVTAGHCGRVGTTTTGVNQQAQGSFQGSTFPGRDYAWVATNANWVPKPLVNGYGRGDVTVAGSTPSVVGASVCRSGSTTGWHCGTIQQLNTSVTYPEGTISGVTRTSVCAEPGDSGGAYISGSQAQGVTSGGSGNCRSGGTTYFQPLLPALQAYGLTLVTSGGGQPTPTNTPTTQPPTEQPGGTWATGTSYAVGSTVTYGGSTYRCLQAHTAQPGWTPDVVPALWQRV; from the coding sequence GTGGAGAACACCAAGCTCCGCAGACGCGTGCTCGCCACCGCTACCGCCACGGTGGCCGTGGGCGCGCTCGCCCTCGCGGGACTGACCGGAGTGGCGTCCGCCGGCCCCGCGGACTCCGCCGCCCCGGCCGTCTCCGCCGACAGCCTCTCGCCCGGACTGCTCGCCGCCATGGAACGCGACCTCGGGCTCGACGAGAACGAGGCCAGGACCCGGATAGCCGGCGAGTACCGCGCCGCCGCCATCGCCACCGGCCTGGAGAAGTCCCTCGGCGCCAGCTACGCCGGGGTCCGGGTCAGCGGGGACAAGGCGGACCTCACCGTCTCCACCACCGACGCCTCCGCGGCCGCGCTCATCACGAAGGCGGGCGCCAGGGCCGAGGTCGTCGGCCACAGCCTGGACCGCCTCGAAGCGGCCAAGGACGCCCTCGACAAGGCGGCGCGGAGCAAGGCCCCGAAGAACGTGCCCGTCTGGTACGTCGACGTCGAGGCCAACCGGGTCGTCGTCAACGCCACGGACGTCCGGGCCGGCGAGGCGTTCGCGAAGGCCGCGGGCGTCAGCGACCAGCTGATCACCGTCGCCCGCACCACCGAGCAGCCCCGCGCCCTCGCGGACATCCGGGGCGGCGACGCGTACTACATGGGCGGCGGAGGCCGCTGTTCCGTCGGCTTCTCCGTGACGCGCGGCACCCAGAACGGGTTCGTCACCGCCGGCCACTGCGGCCGGGTGGGCACCACGACCACCGGCGTCAACCAGCAGGCCCAGGGCAGCTTCCAGGGCTCGACCTTCCCGGGCCGTGACTACGCCTGGGTCGCCACCAACGCCAACTGGGTGCCCAAGCCCCTGGTCAACGGCTACGGCCGCGGCGATGTGACCGTCGCCGGCTCCACCCCGTCCGTCGTCGGCGCCTCGGTCTGCCGCTCCGGCTCCACCACCGGCTGGCACTGCGGCACGATCCAGCAGCTCAACACCAGCGTCACCTACCCGGAGGGCACCATCTCCGGCGTGACCCGCACCAGCGTCTGCGCCGAGCCGGGCGACTCCGGCGGAGCGTACATCTCCGGCAGCCAGGCGCAGGGCGTCACCTCCGGTGGCTCCGGCAACTGCCGCTCCGGCGGTACGACGTACTTCCAGCCGCTCCTCCCGGCCCTGCAGGCGTACGGGCTGACGCTCGTCACCAGCGGCGGCGGCCAGCCGACCCCGACCAACACGCCCACCACCCAGCCGCCCACCGAGCAGCCGGGCGGCACCTGGGCGACCGGCACCTCCTACGCCGTCGGCTCCACGGTGACGTACGGCGGCTCCACCTACCGCTGCCTCCAGGCGCACACGGCCCAGCCCGGCTGGACCCCGGACGTGGTCCCGGCCCTCTGGCAGCGCGTCTGA
- a CDS encoding dioxygenase family protein, which yields MDNATPHEPDASGTDEASTDRRRISRKGLLKAAIVASAAPLLAGGGVALARDAASSGGDVLLDPTPQCDDGDDPTPPQMEGPYFKPNSPRRTSLVTSGTPGVPLTVSGYVFGRSCRPVSGALLDFWQADTNGSYDMVQYAFRGHQFTGADGSFSLTTIVPGLYPGRTRHIHVKAQAPGGRVLTTQLYFPGEPRNNTDALYDPRLLMNVRNVGNGRQGTFDFVLDVAQTPGPTDPPTDPPGGTWAPGTSYRAGDRVTYGGVAYRCRQAHQSMTGWEPPNVPALWERG from the coding sequence ATGGACAACGCAACCCCCCACGAGCCGGACGCCTCCGGGACCGACGAGGCCTCCACCGACCGGCGGCGCATCAGCCGCAAAGGTCTCCTGAAGGCCGCGATCGTCGCGAGCGCGGCTCCTCTGCTCGCCGGAGGAGGCGTCGCGCTCGCCCGGGACGCCGCATCATCGGGAGGGGACGTCCTGCTGGACCCCACCCCGCAGTGCGACGACGGCGACGACCCGACCCCGCCGCAGATGGAGGGCCCGTACTTCAAGCCCAACTCCCCGCGGCGCACCAGCCTGGTGACATCGGGCACCCCCGGCGTACCGCTCACCGTGAGCGGCTACGTCTTCGGCCGGTCCTGCCGGCCGGTCTCCGGGGCGCTGCTCGACTTCTGGCAGGCCGACACCAACGGCTCGTACGACATGGTGCAGTACGCCTTCCGGGGGCACCAGTTCACCGGTGCCGACGGCTCGTTCAGCCTCACCACCATCGTGCCGGGCCTCTACCCGGGCCGTACGCGGCACATCCATGTGAAGGCGCAGGCCCCCGGGGGCCGCGTCCTCACCACGCAGCTGTACTTCCCGGGTGAGCCGCGGAACAACACCGACGCCCTGTACGACCCGAGGCTGCTGATGAACGTCCGCAACGTCGGCAACGGGCGCCAGGGCACCTTCGACTTCGTGCTGGACGTCGCCCAGACGCCCGGCCCGACCGATCCGCCCACCGATCCGCCGGGCGGCACCTGGGCGCCCGGGACTTCCTACCGCGCGGGAGACCGCGTCACCTACGGCGGGGTCGCCTACCGCTGCCGGCAGGCACACCAGTCCATGACGGGCTGGGAGCCGCCGAACGTCCCCGCGCTGTGGGAACGCGGGTAG
- a CDS encoding SigE family RNA polymerase sigma factor codes for MRTSRAEEFKEFAAARASHLYRSACLLTSGDVHLAEDLVQETLSRMYVHWGRTRRIDNPAAYAQTVLVRIFLTHRRRRSATERPLAELPEATRADPDDPALRMTLLRALAQLAPKDRAVVVLRYWEDRSIEETASTLQVSPAAVRTRCVRALGRLRTQLGGSIAEFAAH; via the coding sequence ATGAGGACATCGCGTGCCGAGGAGTTCAAGGAGTTCGCCGCCGCGCGGGCGAGCCATCTCTACCGGTCGGCCTGTCTGCTGACCAGTGGTGATGTGCATCTCGCCGAGGATCTGGTGCAGGAGACACTGAGCCGGATGTACGTCCACTGGGGGCGGACGCGCCGGATCGACAATCCGGCGGCATACGCGCAGACCGTGCTCGTGCGGATATTCCTCACCCACCGGCGCCGCCGCTCCGCCACGGAACGCCCGCTGGCCGAGCTGCCCGAGGCCACGCGGGCCGACCCCGACGATCCGGCGCTGCGGATGACGCTGCTCCGGGCGCTCGCCCAACTGGCGCCCAAGGACCGGGCGGTGGTGGTCCTGAGGTATTGGGAGGACCGCAGCATCGAGGAGACCGCCAGCACGCTCCAGGTCAGCCCCGCCGCCGTACGGACCCGCTGCGTGCGGGCCCTCGGGCGGCTCCGCACCCAACTGGGTGGCAGCATCGCGGAGTTCGCCGCCCACTGA
- a CDS encoding bifunctional 3'-5' exonuclease/DNA polymerase, producing the protein MTERWAVAAADGGGDGALLVPLAADGTPAGPVLAEPDLVESVRSRPGVGRWVWRSTDGIYPRLLAAGVRVERCYDIECAELLLLGHAGRLGEPRSAAAALARLENAPVPPDPPARSAEPGAQSSLFEPSSGPGVPFAGLLRVYADQVRRHDTAEHPDRMRLLTASESAGMLVAAEMHRAGLPWRADVHREVLHGLLGERYAGGGEPRRLAELADEVSAAFGRRVRPDLPADVVKAFARAGIAVKSTRRWELAELDHPAVEPLIAYKKLYRIWTAHGWSWLQDWVREGRFRPEYQPGGTVSGRWTTNGGGALQIPKVIRQAVVADEGWRLVVADADQLEPRVLAAISRDRGLMEVAGHDGDLYKALSDRAFHGDREHAKLALLGAIYGQTSGDGLKNLAALRRRFPLAVAYVDDAARAGEEGRTVRTWLGRTSPPVALAGQDEEAGIPQEGGEPSSDGGLARARGRFTRNFVVQGSAADWALLLLAGLRRTLHEQGLRAELVFFQHDEVIVHCPAEESAAVTEAIRAAGEQAGRIAFGETPVRFPFTTAVAERYSDAK; encoded by the coding sequence ATGACCGAACGGTGGGCGGTGGCGGCCGCGGACGGGGGTGGGGACGGGGCGCTGCTCGTTCCGCTGGCGGCGGACGGCACGCCCGCCGGTCCCGTGCTGGCCGAGCCCGATCTCGTCGAGTCCGTCCGCTCCCGGCCCGGGGTGGGGCGGTGGGTCTGGCGGTCCACCGACGGGATCTACCCCCGGCTGCTCGCCGCCGGGGTCCGCGTCGAGCGGTGTTACGACATCGAGTGCGCCGAGCTGCTGCTGCTCGGGCACGCGGGGCGGCTCGGCGAGCCCCGGTCCGCGGCCGCCGCACTGGCCCGGCTGGAGAACGCGCCCGTGCCGCCGGACCCGCCCGCCCGCTCCGCCGAACCCGGCGCGCAGTCCTCCCTCTTCGAGCCCTCCTCCGGCCCCGGCGTCCCCTTCGCGGGGCTGCTGCGGGTCTACGCGGACCAGGTGCGCCGCCACGACACCGCCGAGCACCCGGACCGGATGCGGCTGCTGACCGCGTCGGAGTCGGCGGGGATGCTGGTCGCGGCCGAGATGCACCGGGCAGGGCTGCCCTGGCGGGCCGATGTCCACCGGGAGGTGCTGCACGGGCTGCTGGGCGAGCGGTACGCGGGCGGGGGCGAGCCCCGGAGGCTGGCGGAGCTGGCGGACGAGGTGTCGGCGGCCTTCGGCAGGAGGGTCCGGCCCGATCTGCCCGCCGATGTGGTGAAGGCGTTCGCGCGGGCGGGGATCGCGGTGAAGTCGACCCGGCGGTGGGAGCTGGCGGAGCTGGACCACCCGGCGGTCGAGCCGCTGATCGCGTACAAGAAGCTGTACCGGATCTGGACGGCCCACGGCTGGAGCTGGCTCCAGGACTGGGTGCGCGAGGGCCGCTTCCGCCCCGAGTACCAGCCGGGCGGCACGGTCAGCGGCCGCTGGACGACCAACGGCGGCGGGGCCCTCCAGATCCCCAAGGTCATCCGGCAGGCCGTCGTCGCCGACGAGGGGTGGCGGCTGGTCGTCGCGGACGCCGACCAGCTGGAGCCGCGGGTGCTGGCCGCGATCTCCCGCGACCGGGGCCTGATGGAGGTGGCCGGTCATGACGGCGACCTCTACAAGGCCCTCTCCGACCGGGCGTTCCACGGTGACCGCGAACACGCCAAGCTGGCGCTGCTCGGCGCGATCTACGGCCAGACGTCCGGGGACGGGCTGAAGAACCTGGCCGCCCTGCGCCGCCGCTTCCCGCTCGCCGTCGCCTACGTGGACGACGCGGCCCGGGCGGGCGAGGAGGGGCGGACGGTGCGGACCTGGCTGGGCCGCACCAGCCCGCCGGTCGCCCTGGCGGGCCAGGACGAGGAGGCGGGCATCCCCCAGGAGGGCGGCGAGCCCTCCTCCGACGGCGGCCTGGCCCGGGCCCGGGGCCGTTTCACCCGCAACTTCGTGGTCCAGGGCAGCGCCGCCGACTGGGCCCTGCTCCTGCTGGCCGGGCTGCGCCGCACCCTCCATGAGCAGGGGCTCCGCGCCGAGCTGGTCTTCTTCCAGCACGACGAGGTGATCGTGCACTGCCCGGCCGAGGAGAGCGCCGCCGTGACCGAGGCGATCCGGGCCGCCGGCGAGCAGGCCGGGCGGATCGCCTTCGGGGAGACCCCGGTGCGGTTCCCGTTCACCACGGCGGTGGCGGAGCGGTACTCCGACGCGAAGTGA
- a CDS encoding DUF2786 domain-containing protein: MESVIDQACAAALYAEGDAALDTGASLLAAAPDADDALHRRGEEFVTRAWGRGWLPADLVRFVRLELDERRAVLAATLIAAETARYGELPPRWRAQLDELPGRPPAPRNKPDRFSYASDLLELFRLLLRLPAIEPVGPAPGTAADHLHRSPAADEPRMLTRIRALLAKAEATGFPEEAEALTAKAQELMARHSIDEALIAARSHSAGSPGACRIGVEPPYESAKAILLDAVASANRCQAVWNGDLGFSTVVGFEPDLEVVELLFTSLLVQGTAAMTRAEAGQRASGRKRTKTFRQSFLMAYAQRLGSRLADSAERATADAATATGADPESAAAPTVLLPVLAARDVAVTETTERMFPRTTTTRVRGATDLDGWNHGTEAADRARMGGPGKGHRGRGGNGHGRGGGEIMA; this comes from the coding sequence ATGGAATCGGTGATCGACCAGGCCTGCGCGGCGGCGCTGTACGCGGAGGGCGACGCGGCCCTGGACACCGGGGCCTCCCTGCTCGCCGCCGCCCCGGACGCGGACGACGCGCTGCACCGGCGCGGCGAGGAGTTCGTGACCCGGGCCTGGGGGCGGGGCTGGCTCCCCGCCGACCTGGTCCGGTTCGTCCGGCTGGAGCTGGACGAGCGGCGGGCGGTGCTGGCGGCCACGCTGATCGCCGCCGAGACCGCCCGGTACGGGGAGCTGCCGCCCCGCTGGCGGGCCCAGCTCGACGAGCTGCCCGGACGGCCGCCCGCACCGCGCAACAAGCCGGACCGGTTCAGTTACGCCTCCGACCTGCTGGAGCTGTTCCGGCTACTGCTCCGGCTCCCCGCGATCGAGCCCGTCGGCCCGGCCCCCGGGACCGCCGCCGACCACCTCCACCGCTCGCCCGCCGCCGACGAGCCGCGCATGCTCACCCGGATCCGGGCGCTGCTGGCCAAGGCGGAGGCGACCGGCTTCCCGGAGGAGGCCGAGGCGCTGACGGCCAAGGCGCAGGAGCTGATGGCCCGGCACAGCATCGACGAGGCGCTCATAGCTGCCCGCAGCCACAGCGCCGGGAGCCCCGGGGCGTGCCGGATCGGGGTGGAGCCCCCGTACGAGAGCGCGAAGGCGATCCTGCTCGACGCCGTCGCCTCCGCCAACCGCTGCCAGGCCGTGTGGAACGGCGACCTCGGCTTCAGCACCGTCGTCGGCTTCGAGCCGGACCTGGAGGTCGTCGAGCTGCTGTTCACCTCGCTGCTGGTGCAGGGGACGGCCGCGATGACCCGGGCGGAGGCCGGGCAGCGCGCCTCCGGCCGTAAGCGGACCAAGACCTTCCGGCAGTCGTTCCTGATGGCGTACGCCCAGCGGCTCGGCTCCCGGCTCGCGGACAGCGCCGAACGGGCCACGGCGGACGCGGCCACGGCCACCGGGGCCGACCCGGAGAGCGCCGCCGCCCCCACCGTCCTGCTCCCCGTCCTCGCCGCCCGGGACGTCGCCGTCACCGAGACCACCGAGCGGATGTTCCCCCGGACCACCACCACCCGGGTCCGGGGCGCCACCGACCTGGACGGCTGGAACCACGGCACCGAGGCCGCCGACCGGGCCCGCATGGGCGGCCCCGGGAAGGGCCACCGCGGACGCGGCGGTAACGGACACGGACGCGGCGGCGGCGAAATCATGGCGTAA